A genomic window from Halodesulfurarchaeum sp. HSR-GB includes:
- a CDS encoding hemolysin family protein, with amino-acid sequence MVNVALSVGQLVLALFLVVLNGFFVAAEFAFVRIRGTSVDQLVEEGRPGSGTLQGVMTNLDNYLATTQLGITIASLGLGWVGEPAVAALIEPVLEPILPAGLIHLVAFAIGFSLITFLHVVFGELAPKTIAISQTERLSLFLAPPMKFFYYILYPGIVVFNGAANAFTRSLGVPPASETDETLGERELLRVLTRSGEGGDIDVAEVTMIERVFDLDDIVVREVMVPRPDVVSVPADAPLSDLQSIILEAGHTRYPVLDADDGDQVIGFVDAKDVLRAEVEGEDAEVVGDIAREIVIAPETMALSDLLRQFREDQQQMVAVIDEWGAFEGIATVEDVVEALVGDLRDEFDMDEREPSIRRRGDEGYDIDGGVPLSKINDMIEGEFTSEEVETIGGLVLEQLNRAPERGDRVEVDGYVVEVTSVEGTRISTVWVHEHEEDDSVVD; translated from the coding sequence ATGGTAAACGTCGCGCTCTCAGTGGGACAACTCGTCTTAGCGCTGTTTCTCGTGGTGCTCAACGGCTTTTTTGTCGCTGCAGAGTTCGCCTTCGTTCGGATTCGGGGGACATCGGTTGACCAGCTCGTCGAGGAGGGGCGCCCGGGGTCGGGGACACTCCAAGGAGTAATGACCAATCTCGATAACTACCTCGCCACGACGCAACTCGGCATCACCATCGCCTCGCTCGGGTTGGGGTGGGTCGGCGAACCCGCCGTGGCGGCGCTCATCGAACCCGTACTGGAACCGATTCTCCCGGCGGGTCTCATCCATCTCGTCGCGTTCGCAATCGGCTTCAGTCTCATCACGTTCCTCCACGTCGTCTTCGGTGAACTCGCGCCGAAGACGATCGCAATCTCCCAAACCGAGCGACTCTCGCTGTTTCTCGCCCCGCCAATGAAGTTCTTTTATTACATCCTCTATCCGGGAATTGTGGTGTTCAACGGGGCAGCCAACGCGTTCACGCGGTCGCTCGGTGTGCCGCCCGCTTCCGAAACGGATGAGACACTCGGTGAGCGAGAGCTCCTCCGAGTACTAACACGGTCGGGCGAGGGAGGGGACATCGACGTTGCGGAAGTGACGATGATCGAGCGGGTCTTCGATCTCGACGACATCGTGGTGCGGGAGGTCATGGTTCCACGACCGGACGTGGTGAGCGTTCCGGCCGATGCCCCCCTCTCCGACCTCCAGTCGATCATCCTCGAGGCTGGTCATACGCGCTATCCAGTTCTCGATGCCGACGACGGCGACCAGGTGATCGGATTCGTCGACGCCAAGGACGTGTTACGAGCCGAGGTGGAGGGCGAGGACGCCGAGGTAGTCGGCGACATCGCCCGCGAGATCGTCATCGCTCCCGAGACGATGGCACTGAGCGATCTCCTGAGACAGTTCAGAGAAGATCAACAGCAAATGGTCGCAGTTATCGACGAGTGGGGGGCATTCGAGGGGATTGCAACGGTTGAAGACGTCGTCGAGGCGCTCGTTGGAGACCTCCGGGATGAGTTTGATATGGACGAGCGTGAACCCTCGATTCGCCGGCGTGGCGATGAGGGGTACGACATTGACGGGGGCGTCCCGCTATCGAAAATCAACGACATGATCGAGGGAGAGTTCACAAGTGAAGAGGTCGAAACGATCGGTGGACTGGTACTCGAGCAACTCAACCGCGCGCCAGAACGTGGCGATCGCGTTGAGGTCGACGGGTACGTCGTCGAGGTGACGAGCGTTGAGGGGACCCGAATTTCGACGGTCTGGGTTCACGAACATGAAGAGGATGATTCAGTGGTGGACTGA
- a CDS encoding anion permease: MAELLILLGFLVAVFVGYNIGGSSTGVAFGPAVGSRAVRKVTAGALFTVFAFLGAWTIGRKVITTMSTEIVDAAAFTPAASVGVLFFTGLALLISNLYGVPASTSMTAVAAIVGLGLATGTLNTALMFTILSAWIVAPLIAVFTGAFIGRYLYPHLDAKFEFGRLTNPLIAIDTQGGLPQLSVNDNVAPRDLIGSALVVAIACYMGFSAGASNAANAVAPLVGNGSLDPSPAILLAVGAISVGGFTIARRTLATVGNDVTDMPILAALIVSTVGATIITILSWLGIPASLAVSTTSCIIGLGWGRASRARTLAEIVTQSPADESAPTFTTGALKLHPVEDDKGVAAGPTVGELAEGESPHPDRQHASGDRVSSIGEKDPEELSAESLFDPAATARIVALWVITPTMAVVGSYGLFSLLA; the protein is encoded by the coding sequence GTGGCAGAATTACTGATTCTCTTGGGGTTTCTGGTAGCAGTATTCGTCGGGTACAATATCGGCGGGTCATCAACCGGTGTTGCCTTCGGTCCGGCGGTCGGCAGCCGGGCCGTCAGAAAAGTCACCGCTGGAGCACTGTTTACCGTGTTCGCGTTCCTCGGAGCGTGGACGATCGGGCGGAAGGTCATCACGACGATGAGTACCGAAATCGTCGATGCAGCAGCCTTTACACCCGCAGCGAGCGTTGGCGTCCTCTTTTTCACCGGGCTCGCGCTCCTGATCTCGAACCTCTACGGTGTCCCGGCGTCAACCTCGATGACAGCCGTCGCAGCAATCGTCGGACTCGGATTGGCAACGGGGACGCTCAACACTGCGCTGATGTTTACTATCCTGTCGGCATGGATCGTCGCCCCGTTGATCGCCGTCTTCACAGGTGCGTTTATCGGCAGATATCTGTACCCGCACCTCGACGCCAAATTCGAATTTGGTCGCCTCACGAACCCGTTGATCGCAATCGATACCCAGGGGGGGCTCCCACAGCTATCGGTCAACGATAACGTGGCACCTCGGGATCTGATCGGGTCGGCGCTTGTGGTGGCAATTGCCTGCTACATGGGGTTCAGCGCCGGAGCCTCGAACGCGGCGAACGCGGTCGCCCCGCTCGTCGGCAACGGTTCCCTCGACCCCAGCCCGGCGATTCTCCTCGCGGTCGGGGCCATCAGTGTGGGCGGATTCACGATTGCCCGGCGGACGCTGGCAACCGTTGGCAACGATGTTACTGACATGCCGATTCTGGCAGCGCTCATCGTTTCGACCGTGGGTGCGACGATCATCACTATCCTCTCGTGGCTCGGAATTCCAGCCAGCCTCGCCGTGAGTACCACCAGTTGCATCATTGGGCTCGGGTGGGGCCGTGCAAGCCGAGCGCGGACGCTCGCAGAAATAGTCACACAGTCCCCTGCCGATGAATCCGCTCCAACGTTTACGACTGGTGCACTCAAACTTCACCCAGTTGAGGACGACAAGGGGGTCGCTGCGGGCCCGACTGTGGGCGAACTCGCTGAAGGCGAGTCTCCTCACCCGGACAGGCAGCACGCATCCGGGGATCGTGTGTCTAGCATTGGCGAGAAAGACCCGGAGGAACTGTCCGCCGAAAGTCTGTTTGACCCCGCAGCTACGGCACGTATCGTGGCGCTCTGGGTCATCACGCCGACGATGGCGGTCGTGGGATCCTATGGCTTGTTTTCACTCCTCGCCTAA